A single region of the Aeromicrobium chenweiae genome encodes:
- the nuoE gene encoding NADH-quinone oxidoreductase subunit NuoE, with amino-acid sequence MSLSDTTLGELRELGARYPQARSALLPMLHLVQSAEGSVTNEGIEVCAQILGISAAEVSGVATFYTMYKRRPMGEHHVGVCTNTLCAVMGGDLIFERLKGHLDVGNDETTDDGLVTLEHIECNAACDFAPVVTVNWEFFDNQTPESAVQLVDRLRSGETVQATRGATITSWRAAERVIAGYEDGLVDEGPTAAGASLAGLEIARANGWTAPPLDASAGSDGTAGTKEGAAEQADTSRAETETLIEQSPADTAEEGNDD; translated from the coding sequence ATGAGTCTTTCTGACACCACTCTGGGTGAGCTGCGGGAGCTGGGGGCTCGGTATCCGCAGGCGCGCAGCGCCCTGCTGCCGATGCTGCACCTGGTCCAGTCGGCCGAGGGCAGCGTCACCAACGAGGGCATCGAGGTCTGCGCGCAGATCCTGGGCATCAGCGCCGCCGAGGTCTCGGGCGTCGCGACGTTCTACACGATGTACAAGCGGCGCCCGATGGGCGAGCACCACGTCGGCGTCTGCACCAACACGCTGTGCGCGGTGATGGGCGGCGACCTGATCTTCGAGCGGCTCAAGGGACATCTCGACGTCGGCAACGACGAGACCACCGACGACGGCTTGGTGACCCTCGAGCACATCGAGTGCAACGCTGCGTGCGACTTCGCGCCGGTCGTCACCGTGAACTGGGAGTTCTTCGACAACCAGACGCCCGAGTCCGCGGTGCAGCTCGTCGACCGGCTGCGGTCCGGTGAGACAGTCCAGGCCACGCGCGGCGCGACGATCACGAGCTGGCGGGCCGCCGAGCGGGTCATCGCCGGCTATGAGGACGGACTCGTCGACGAGGGCCCGACCGCGGCCGGGGCGTCGCTCGCCGGCCTCGAGATCGCCAGGGCCAACGGCTGGACGGCCCCTCCGCTCGATGCGTCCGCCGGGTCCGACGGCACGGCCGGGACGAAGGAAGGCGCCGCGGAGCAGGCCGACACCTCGCGCGCCGAGACCGAGACGCTCATCGAGCAATCACCCGCCGACACCGCAGAGGAGGGCAACGATGACTGA
- a CDS encoding NuoB/complex I 20 kDa subunit family protein has product MGLEEKLPSGVLLSTVEGLAGYMRKASFWPATFGLACCAIEMMTFGAPRFDSARFGMEVFRPSPRQADLMIVAGRVSNKMAPVLRQIYDQMAGPKYVLAMGVCASSGGMFNNYAIVQGVDHVVPVDMYLPGCPPRPEMLIDAILKLHDQIQHQKLGAHRLAEIKDEERTALLATPTSAMKGLMR; this is encoded by the coding sequence ATGGGACTAGAAGAGAAGCTGCCGTCGGGGGTCCTGCTCTCGACCGTCGAGGGACTGGCCGGCTACATGCGCAAGGCGTCGTTCTGGCCCGCGACGTTCGGCCTCGCGTGCTGCGCGATCGAGATGATGACGTTCGGCGCGCCGCGGTTCGACTCGGCCCGCTTCGGCATGGAGGTCTTCCGCCCCTCGCCGCGCCAGGCCGACCTGATGATCGTGGCCGGGCGCGTCAGCAACAAGATGGCGCCCGTCCTGCGACAGATCTACGACCAGATGGCCGGTCCCAAGTACGTCCTGGCGATGGGCGTCTGCGCGAGCTCGGGCGGCATGTTCAACAACTACGCGATCGTCCAGGGCGTCGACCACGTCGTCCCGGTCGACATGTACCTGCCGGGCTGCCCGCCGCGCCCCGAGATGCTGATCGACGCGATCCTCAAGCTGCACGACCAGATCCAGCACCAGAAGCTCGGTGCCCACCGTCTCGCCGAGATCAAGGACGAGGAGCGCACCGCGCTGCTCGCCACGCCGACCTCCGCGATGAAGGGCCTGATGCGCTGA
- the nuoI gene encoding NADH-quinone oxidoreductase subunit NuoI, with protein sequence MSSPIKETLWDPIAGFGVTFRTMFKKTVTEQYPFEKVPTAPRFHGRHQLNRWPDGLEKCIGCELCAWACPADAIYVEGASNTEGDRHSPGERYGRVYQINYLRCILCGLCIEACPTRALTMTNEYELADNNREALIYEKNDLLAPLLPGMVEPPHEMMISDDQHDYYRGKTLPIVEVSTGSAGENGEATA encoded by the coding sequence ATGAGCTCACCGATCAAAGAGACGCTCTGGGACCCGATCGCCGGCTTCGGCGTGACGTTCCGGACCATGTTCAAGAAGACGGTCACCGAGCAGTACCCGTTCGAGAAGGTGCCCACCGCACCGCGCTTCCACGGTCGCCACCAGCTCAACCGCTGGCCGGACGGGCTGGAGAAGTGCATCGGCTGCGAGCTGTGCGCCTGGGCGTGCCCGGCGGACGCGATCTACGTCGAGGGCGCCTCGAACACCGAGGGCGACCGGCACAGCCCCGGCGAGCGGTACGGGCGCGTCTACCAGATCAACTACCTGCGCTGCATCCTCTGCGGGCTGTGCATCGAGGCGTGCCCGACCCGGGCGCTCACGATGACCAACGAGTACGAGCTGGCCGACAACAACCGTGAGGCGCTCATCTACGAGAAGAACGACCTGCTCGCCCCGCTGCTGCCGGGCATGGTCGAGCCGCCGCACGAGATGATGATCAGCGACGACCAGCACGACTACTACCGTGGCAAGACGCTGCCGATCGTCGAGGTCTCGACGGGCTCGGCCGGCGAGAACGGGGAGGCCACGGCGTGA
- the nuoF gene encoding NADH-quinone oxidoreductase subunit NuoF, protein MTDPLTPVLTADWDTDRAWTLDAYRSAGGYQALDKALKMAPAEVVEMVKESGLRGRGGAGFPTGMKWSFIPQDPESPGGGKPKYLVVNADESEPGTCKDIPFMMATPHTLIEGVIIAAHAINAKQAFIYVRGEVLHVIRRLRAACREAYEAGYLGRDILGSGIDVDLVIHAGAGAYICGEETALLDSLEGRRGQPRLRPPFPAVEGLYASPTVINNVESIASVPSIIRGGHEWFASMGTEKSKGYVIYSLSGHVKKPGQYEAPLGITLRELIELGGGMREGSELKFWTPGGSSTPLLTAEHLDMPLDYESVSAAGSMLGTRALQVFDQTTSVVRCVLRWTEFYKHESCGKCTPCREGTWWLVQTLQRLDEGQGRPGDIELLLDLCDNILGRSFCALGDGATSPITSAIQHFRDEFEAGMHTPSRELFPPAASTLFPQEVTA, encoded by the coding sequence ATGACTGACCCGCTCACACCGGTGCTCACGGCCGACTGGGACACCGACCGCGCCTGGACGCTCGACGCGTACCGCAGCGCCGGCGGCTACCAGGCGCTCGACAAGGCCCTGAAGATGGCGCCCGCCGAGGTCGTCGAGATGGTCAAGGAGTCCGGCCTCCGCGGCCGCGGCGGTGCCGGCTTCCCGACGGGCATGAAGTGGAGCTTCATCCCGCAGGACCCTGAGTCACCGGGAGGGGGAAAGCCCAAGTACCTCGTGGTCAACGCGGACGAGTCCGAGCCGGGCACCTGCAAGGACATCCCGTTCATGATGGCGACGCCGCACACCCTCATCGAGGGCGTCATCATCGCGGCCCACGCGATCAACGCCAAGCAGGCCTTCATCTACGTCCGGGGCGAGGTCCTGCACGTCATCCGCCGTCTACGTGCCGCGTGCCGCGAGGCGTACGAGGCCGGCTACCTCGGCCGGGACATCCTCGGCAGCGGGATCGACGTCGACCTGGTCATCCACGCCGGCGCGGGCGCGTACATCTGCGGCGAGGAGACGGCGCTGCTGGACTCGCTCGAGGGACGTCGCGGCCAGCCTCGCCTGCGTCCGCCCTTCCCCGCGGTCGAGGGCCTGTACGCCAGCCCGACCGTGATCAACAACGTCGAGTCGATCGCCTCGGTGCCGTCGATCATCCGGGGCGGCCACGAGTGGTTCGCCTCGATGGGCACCGAGAAGTCCAAGGGCTACGTCATCTACTCGCTGTCCGGGCACGTCAAGAAGCCCGGCCAGTACGAGGCCCCGCTCGGCATCACGCTGCGCGAGCTGATCGAGCTCGGCGGCGGGATGCGCGAGGGGAGCGAGCTGAAGTTCTGGACGCCCGGTGGCTCGTCGACACCGCTGCTGACCGCCGAGCACCTCGACATGCCGCTGGACTACGAGTCGGTCAGCGCCGCGGGGTCGATGCTCGGCACCCGCGCGCTGCAGGTGTTCGACCAGACGACCTCGGTGGTGCGGTGCGTCCTGCGCTGGACCGAGTTCTACAAGCACGAGTCCTGCGGCAAGTGCACGCCGTGCCGCGAGGGCACCTGGTGGCTCGTCCAGACACTGCAGCGTCTCGACGAGGGACAGGGCCGGCCCGGCGACATCGAGCTGCTCCTGGACCTGTGCGACAACATCCTCGGCCGCTCGTTCTGCGCCCTCGGCGACGGTGCGACGAGCCCCATCACGTCCGCCATCCAGCACTTCCGGGACGAGTTCGAGGCCGGCATGCACACGCCGTCGCGCGAGCTGTTCCCGCCGGCGGCATCGACCCTGTTCCCGCAGGAGGTGACGGCATGA
- a CDS encoding NADH-quinone oxidoreductase subunit J, whose translation MTTFWLLAPIMVIAALGLLFARKAVHAALALAVVMISLAVLYAAQGAPFLFAVQIIVYTGAIMMLFLFVLMLVGVETSEAIRETISGQRAAAILIGLLFGVTAVLAIGQTVTGAVVGLDSANANGNPYGLAKLLFGKYVVAFEFTSALLITAALGAMVLAHKERLTKRHTQADIAARRMREYAESGRHPGNAPTPGVFARHNAVDTPALLPDGTPVESSVSPTIAERGQIRSGFEDNVARTAEQLEHEDDPDSSAPGMGGPK comes from the coding sequence GTGACCACCTTCTGGTTGCTGGCGCCGATCATGGTGATCGCCGCGCTGGGGCTGCTGTTCGCCCGCAAGGCCGTGCACGCGGCGCTCGCGCTGGCGGTCGTGATGATCAGCCTCGCGGTCCTGTACGCCGCCCAGGGTGCACCGTTCCTGTTCGCGGTGCAGATCATCGTCTACACCGGCGCGATCATGATGCTGTTCCTGTTCGTCCTCATGCTGGTGGGCGTCGAGACGTCCGAGGCCATCCGCGAGACGATCTCCGGCCAGCGCGCCGCCGCGATCCTCATCGGTCTGCTCTTCGGCGTGACCGCCGTCCTGGCGATCGGGCAGACCGTGACCGGCGCGGTCGTGGGGCTCGACTCGGCCAATGCGAACGGCAACCCGTACGGCCTGGCGAAGCTCTTGTTCGGCAAGTACGTCGTGGCCTTCGAGTTCACCAGCGCCCTGCTCATCACCGCCGCGCTCGGCGCGATGGTGCTGGCCCACAAGGAGCGCCTGACCAAGCGCCACACCCAGGCCGACATCGCGGCCCGCCGCATGCGCGAGTACGCCGAGTCCGGCCGGCACCCCGGCAACGCCCCGACGCCCGGCGTGTTCGCACGGCACAACGCGGTCGACACCCCGGCGCTGCTCCCGGACGGCACACCGGTGGAGTCCTCGGTCTCCCCGACGATCGCCGAGCGTGGCCAGATCCGCAGCGGCTTCGAGGACAACGTGGCCCGGACGGCCGAGCAGCTCGAGCACGAGGACGACCCCGACTCCTCCGCTCCCGGGATGGGAGGACCGAAGTGA
- a CDS encoding NADH-quinone oxidoreductase subunit G, producing MTVQEVPTGSAGETPVELVTLTIDDVEVSVPKGTLVIRAAELIGTEIPRFCDHPLLDPIGACRQCLVDITDAGNGRGFPKPQASCTIEVAAGMVVKTQVTSPVAEKAQRGTMEFLLINHPLDCPVCDKGGECPLQNQAMTHGQGESRFTETKRTFPKPVKVSEQVLLDRERCVLCARCTRFSEQIAGDPFIALIERGARQQVGIYEEEPFSSYFSGNTIQICPVGALTSADYRFRSRPFDLVSTPSVAEHDASGSAIRVDFRRGKVMRRLAGDDPEVNEEWITDKDRFAFTYATQGDRLTTPLVRGADGELEPASWPAALAIAARGLQAAVGRVGVLPGGRLTAEDAFAYSKFARTVLGTNDIDFRARAHSAEEAAFLASHVAATQLVVRFADLERASTVVLVGFEPEDENGSVFLRLRKGARAHGVKVVSIASHTTRGLAKMSGELIRTVPGDEPAALAALDLPEGAIILAGERLASVPGGFSAAVAAAGRTGARLAWIPRRAGDRGAVETGCLPNLLPGGRPLEDAEARTDLAVAWGVPTVPAATGRDLTQMLADAQSGAVRALLVGGVEIDDLPDPAAARAGLAAADFVVSLEVRHSDVTAVADVVLPVAPMVERPGMFVNWEGRVRPFDAVLHEPGSLTDIRVLAGIAEEMGRPLGFRTVSAARQAMTELGPWDGTRAAAPTVEPTRSAADRRTVVLDTWRLLVDDARGQDGQEKFKATARPPVLRASEATLKAFDVEPGEPATLSTPVGSVTFPTQVADLPDGVVWAPSNSGVSLRAALGAGYTDRVTLSGVTS from the coding sequence ATGACCGTCCAAGAGGTCCCGACAGGCTCGGCCGGCGAGACCCCGGTCGAGCTGGTCACGCTGACGATCGACGACGTCGAGGTCAGCGTCCCCAAGGGCACGCTGGTGATCCGGGCCGCCGAGCTGATCGGCACCGAGATCCCGCGGTTCTGCGACCACCCGCTGCTCGACCCGATCGGCGCCTGCCGGCAGTGCCTGGTCGACATCACCGACGCCGGCAACGGGCGTGGCTTCCCCAAGCCGCAGGCCTCGTGCACGATCGAGGTCGCCGCGGGCATGGTCGTCAAGACGCAGGTCACGTCGCCGGTCGCCGAGAAGGCGCAGCGCGGCACGATGGAGTTCCTGCTCATCAACCACCCGCTGGACTGCCCGGTCTGCGACAAGGGCGGCGAGTGCCCCCTGCAGAACCAGGCGATGACGCACGGCCAGGGCGAGTCCCGCTTCACCGAGACCAAGCGGACGTTCCCCAAGCCGGTCAAGGTGTCCGAGCAGGTGCTGCTCGACCGCGAGCGCTGCGTCCTGTGCGCCCGCTGCACCCGGTTCTCCGAGCAGATCGCCGGTGATCCGTTCATCGCGCTGATCGAGCGGGGCGCCCGCCAGCAGGTCGGCATCTACGAGGAGGAGCCGTTCAGCTCCTACTTCTCGGGCAACACGATCCAGATCTGCCCCGTCGGGGCCCTCACCAGCGCGGACTACCGCTTCCGCTCGCGTCCGTTCGACCTCGTCTCGACCCCGTCGGTCGCCGAGCACGACGCCAGCGGGTCCGCGATCCGCGTCGACTTCCGCCGCGGCAAGGTCATGCGCCGCCTCGCGGGCGACGATCCCGAGGTCAACGAGGAGTGGATCACCGACAAGGACCGCTTCGCGTTCACGTACGCCACGCAGGGCGACCGGCTCACGACGCCGCTCGTCCGCGGCGCGGACGGGGAGCTCGAGCCGGCGTCGTGGCCCGCGGCCCTGGCGATCGCCGCCCGCGGCCTGCAGGCCGCCGTCGGCCGCGTGGGCGTGCTGCCCGGTGGCCGGCTGACCGCGGAGGACGCCTTCGCGTACAGCAAGTTCGCCCGGACCGTCCTCGGTACCAACGACATCGACTTCCGCGCCCGGGCCCACTCCGCCGAGGAAGCCGCCTTCCTCGCGTCGCACGTCGCGGCCACGCAGCTGGTCGTCCGGTTCGCGGACCTCGAACGGGCGTCCACGGTCGTCCTGGTCGGCTTCGAGCCCGAGGACGAGAACGGCAGCGTGTTCCTGCGGCTGCGCAAGGGGGCCCGCGCCCACGGCGTCAAGGTCGTCTCGATCGCGAGCCACACGACGCGAGGGCTCGCGAAGATGTCCGGCGAGCTCATCCGCACGGTCCCCGGCGACGAGCCCGCGGCCCTCGCGGCGCTCGACCTGCCCGAGGGAGCGATCATCCTCGCCGGCGAGCGCCTCGCCTCGGTGCCCGGCGGCTTCTCCGCCGCGGTCGCCGCGGCCGGACGCACCGGCGCACGCCTGGCGTGGATCCCTCGCCGCGCGGGCGACCGCGGCGCGGTGGAGACCGGTTGCCTGCCCAACCTGCTGCCCGGAGGGCGCCCGCTCGAGGACGCCGAGGCGCGCACCGACCTCGCCGTCGCGTGGGGGGTCCCCACGGTCCCCGCCGCGACCGGACGGGACCTGACGCAGATGCTCGCCGACGCGCAGAGCGGCGCGGTCCGCGCACTCCTGGTCGGGGGCGTCGAGATCGACGACCTGCCCGACCCGGCCGCGGCCCGCGCGGGACTCGCCGCCGCGGACTTCGTGGTGAGCCTGGAGGTCCGGCACAGCGACGTGACGGCCGTGGCCGACGTCGTGCTGCCGGTCGCCCCGATGGTGGAGCGCCCCGGCATGTTCGTGAACTGGGAGGGCCGCGTCCGTCCGTTCGACGCGGTCCTGCACGAGCCGGGCTCGCTGACCGACATCCGGGTGCTGGCCGGCATCGCCGAGGAGATGGGCCGGCCCCTGGGGTTCCGGACGGTCTCGGCCGCCCGACAGGCCATGACCGAGCTCGGGCCCTGGGACGGCACCCGCGCCGCTGCTCCCACCGTGGAGCCGACCCGGTCGGCGGCCGACCGGCGCACCGTCGTGCTCGACACGTGGCGACTGCTCGTCGACGACGCACGCGGTCAGGACGGCCAGGAGAAGTTCAAGGCGACCGCGCGGCCACCCGTGCTGCGGGCGAGCGAGGCCACCCTCAAGGCCTTCGACGTCGAACCGGGCGAGCCGGCGACACTGTCCACCCCGGTCGGCAGCGTCACCTTCCCGACCCAGGTCGCGGACCTCCCCGACGGTGTCGTCTGGGCGCCGTCGAACTCCGGTGTGAGCCTGCGCGCCGCACTCGGTGCGGGCTACACCGACCGGGTCACGCTGAGCGGAGTCACGTCATGA
- a CDS encoding NADH-quinone oxidoreductase subunit A produces MTAYTPILVLGGLAALFAVGSVAIAPLTGPKRYNRAKLDRYESGIEPSPLPEGGGKVSIRYFIIAMLFIIFDIEIIFLYPFAVAFDSLGWFGLIEMFLFMATVFIAYAYVWRRGGLEWD; encoded by the coding sequence GTGACGGCTTACACGCCGATCCTCGTGCTGGGTGGGCTCGCCGCCCTCTTCGCCGTCGGCAGTGTGGCGATCGCGCCGCTGACCGGCCCGAAGCGCTACAACCGCGCGAAGCTCGATCGCTACGAGTCGGGCATCGAGCCCAGTCCGCTGCCCGAGGGCGGCGGCAAGGTGTCGATCCGCTACTTCATCATCGCGATGCTGTTCATCATCTTCGACATCGAGATCATCTTCCTCTACCCGTTCGCCGTGGCCTTCGACTCGCTCGGCTGGTTCGGACTGATCGAGATGTTCCTGTTCATGGCGACGGTGTTCATCGCCTACGCCTACGTCTGGCGCCGTGGAGGTCTGGAATGGGACTAG
- a CDS encoding NADH-quinone oxidoreductase subunit C, with translation MTDPKGDRDARDAGTRTQDGSHETRDELVRAGTTELEVVEIREGAFGAHGTGDTSGFGGLTRPVVMPGASQKPYGGWFDEVADRFEGGTGLGDAIEKVVVDRGEITFHVRRQLLLEAVTHLRNDPVLRFEFCSSVSGVHFPHETGREMHVAYHLLSMTHNRRIRLEVTAPEADPHVPSVVGIYPTADWQERETWDMFGIIFDGHPALTRILMPDDWPGHPQRKDYPLGGIPVEYKGGTVPPPDQRRNYS, from the coding sequence ATGACCGATCCCAAGGGGGACCGGGACGCCCGCGACGCGGGCACCCGGACCCAGGACGGCTCGCACGAGACCCGCGACGAGCTGGTCCGTGCCGGCACGACCGAGCTCGAGGTCGTCGAGATCCGTGAGGGTGCGTTCGGGGCCCACGGCACCGGCGACACCAGTGGCTTCGGCGGGCTGACCCGCCCGGTCGTGATGCCCGGCGCGAGCCAGAAGCCGTACGGCGGCTGGTTCGACGAGGTCGCGGACCGTTTCGAGGGCGGTACCGGTCTCGGGGACGCGATCGAGAAGGTCGTCGTCGACCGCGGCGAGATCACGTTCCACGTCCGCCGCCAGCTGCTGCTGGAGGCGGTGACCCACCTGCGCAACGACCCGGTGCTCCGCTTCGAGTTCTGCTCCAGCGTCTCGGGGGTGCACTTCCCCCACGAGACCGGGCGCGAGATGCACGTGGCGTACCACCTGCTCTCGATGACCCACAACCGCCGGATCCGGCTCGAGGTCACCGCCCCCGAGGCCGATCCGCACGTCCCGAGCGTCGTCGGCATCTACCCCACGGCGGACTGGCAGGAGCGCGAGACCTGGGACATGTTCGGGATCATCTTCGACGGCCACCCGGCACTGACCCGCATCCTCATGCCGGACGACTGGCCCGGCCACCCGCAGCGCAAGGACTACCCCCTCGGAGGGATCCCGGTCGAGTACAAGGGCGGGACCGTGCCGCCCCCGGACCAGCGGAGGAACTACTCATGA
- the nuoH gene encoding NADH-quinone oxidoreductase subunit NuoH, protein MSDLFGNEPFWVIALKSVLIFVFLLLYTLFNIWFERRVVAKMQHRIGPNVNGPFGLLQSLADGVKLALKEDIVVKSADKVVYILAPILATIPAFLAWAVIPFGPEVTIPFTDTKTVLQLTDLPVAVLYVLAVTSIGVYGIVLAGWASGSIYALLGGLRSSAQVISYEVAMGLSFVSVFMYAGSMSTSEIVAAQDDLWYFIPLFPSFVIYCIAMVGETNRAPFDLPEAEGELVGGFHTEYSSLKFALFFLAEYVNMVTVSALATTLFLGGWRAPFGIGQINDGYFNTGYWPLLWFFGKTLFFIFLFVWLRGTLPRMRYDQFMNFGWKILIPVSLAWIVAVAFIRKLKSEDMLDQRTLLIVAAVAGVVIVLSMFIPEGKPDPEPEPEEWDAFAGGYPVPPMPGQDTDTTAAPTERTSS, encoded by the coding sequence ATGAGCGACCTGTTCGGGAACGAGCCGTTCTGGGTGATCGCGCTCAAGTCGGTGCTCATCTTCGTCTTCCTGCTGCTCTACACGCTGTTCAACATCTGGTTCGAGCGCCGGGTCGTGGCCAAGATGCAGCACCGCATCGGCCCCAACGTCAACGGCCCGTTCGGCCTGCTGCAGAGCCTCGCCGACGGCGTCAAGCTCGCGCTCAAGGAGGACATCGTCGTCAAGTCGGCCGACAAGGTCGTCTACATCCTGGCGCCGATCCTCGCCACGATCCCCGCGTTCCTGGCCTGGGCGGTCATCCCGTTCGGTCCCGAGGTGACGATCCCGTTCACCGACACCAAGACGGTGCTGCAGCTCACCGACCTCCCTGTGGCGGTCCTGTACGTCCTGGCGGTCACGTCGATCGGCGTCTACGGCATCGTGCTCGCCGGCTGGGCGTCCGGCTCGATCTACGCACTGCTCGGCGGCCTGCGCTCGAGCGCCCAGGTCATCTCCTACGAGGTGGCGATGGGCCTGTCGTTCGTCTCGGTGTTCATGTACGCCGGCTCGATGTCCACCTCGGAGATCGTCGCTGCCCAGGACGACCTCTGGTACTTCATCCCGCTCTTCCCGTCCTTCGTCATCTACTGCATCGCGATGGTCGGTGAGACCAACCGTGCACCGTTCGACCTCCCGGAGGCCGAGGGCGAGCTGGTCGGTGGCTTCCACACCGAGTACTCGTCGCTGAAGTTCGCCCTGTTCTTCCTCGCCGAGTACGTCAACATGGTCACGGTCTCCGCACTGGCGACGACCCTGTTCCTCGGCGGCTGGCGCGCACCGTTCGGCATCGGGCAGATCAACGACGGCTACTTCAACACCGGCTACTGGCCGCTGCTGTGGTTCTTCGGCAAGACACTGTTCTTCATCTTCTTGTTCGTCTGGCTGCGGGGCACCCTGCCGCGCATGCGCTACGACCAGTTCATGAACTTCGGCTGGAAGATCCTCATCCCGGTCTCGCTGGCGTGGATCGTCGCGGTCGCGTTCATCCGCAAGCTCAAGAGCGAGGACATGCTCGACCAGCGCACCCTGCTGATCGTCGCCGCCGTCGCGGGCGTGGTCATCGTCCTGTCGATGTTCATCCCCGAGGGCAAGCCCGACCCCGAGCCGGAGCCCGAGGAGTGGGACGCCTTCGCCGGCGGCTACCCCGTCCCGCCCATGCCCGGCCAGGACACCGACACCACCGCGGCTCCGACCGAGAGGACCTCGTCATGA
- a CDS encoding NADH-quinone oxidoreductase subunit D produces MSTTTDPYAGTTESAEGPVFTVTGQDWDTIDASTVEGDHLVINMGPQHPSTHGVLRLILEIDGETVRDARAGIGYLHTGIEKNMEYRTWTQGVTFCTRMDYVAPFSNEAAYVMAVERLLGIEAPEKAQVMRVLLLELNRISSHLVCLATGGMEIGALTVMTCGFRDRELILDLFEMITGLRMNHAFFRPGGVAQDLPDGAIEKLRSTVQLLRKRLPEYAALCNANPIFKGRLKGVGHLELAGCLALGITGPALRATGYDWDLRKKQPYWGYDTYDFEVVTRNEPDAYGRFRIRLDEMWESLKIVDQAIDRLAGMEGMPVMVADKKIAWPAQLSVGADGQGNSAEHIKHIMGESMEALIHHFKIVTEGFRVPAGQAFATIEAPRGEIGCHLVSDGGTRPYRAHFRDPSFVNLQATSVMSEGGMLSDVIVAIASIDPVMGGVDR; encoded by the coding sequence ATGAGCACGACCACCGACCCGTACGCCGGCACCACCGAGTCCGCCGAGGGTCCGGTCTTCACCGTCACCGGCCAGGACTGGGACACGATCGACGCCTCGACGGTGGAGGGCGACCACCTCGTCATCAACATGGGCCCGCAGCACCCCTCGACGCACGGGGTGCTCCGCCTGATCCTGGAGATCGACGGCGAGACGGTGCGCGACGCCCGCGCCGGCATCGGCTACCTGCACACCGGCATCGAGAAGAACATGGAGTACCGCACCTGGACGCAGGGCGTGACGTTCTGCACCCGCATGGACTACGTCGCGCCGTTCTCCAACGAGGCGGCCTACGTGATGGCGGTCGAGCGCCTGCTCGGCATCGAGGCGCCGGAGAAGGCGCAGGTGATGCGCGTCCTGCTGCTCGAGCTGAACCGGATCTCGTCGCACCTGGTGTGCCTCGCGACCGGCGGCATGGAGATCGGCGCGCTGACGGTCATGACCTGCGGCTTCCGGGACCGCGAGCTGATCCTCGACCTGTTCGAGATGATCACCGGCCTGCGCATGAACCACGCGTTCTTCCGCCCCGGCGGCGTCGCGCAGGACCTCCCCGACGGGGCGATCGAGAAGCTCCGCTCGACCGTGCAGCTGCTGCGCAAGCGGCTGCCCGAGTACGCCGCGCTGTGCAACGCCAACCCGATCTTCAAGGGACGCCTCAAGGGCGTCGGCCACCTCGAGCTCGCCGGCTGCCTGGCCCTCGGCATCACGGGCCCGGCGCTGCGCGCGACCGGGTACGACTGGGACCTGCGCAAGAAGCAGCCCTACTGGGGCTACGACACGTACGACTTCGAGGTCGTCACCCGCAACGAGCCCGATGCGTACGGCCGGTTCCGCATCCGTCTCGACGAGATGTGGGAGAGCCTCAAGATCGTCGACCAGGCCATCGACCGGCTCGCCGGCATGGAGGGCATGCCGGTCATGGTCGCCGACAAGAAGATCGCGTGGCCCGCGCAGCTCAGCGTCGGCGCCGACGGCCAGGGCAACTCCGCCGAGCACATCAAGCACATCATGGGCGAGTCGATGGAAGCGCTCATCCACCACTTCAAGATCGTGACCGAGGGCTTCCGGGTGCCGGCCGGCCAGGCGTTCGCCACCATCGAGGCGCCGCGCGGCGAGATCGGCTGCCACCTGGTCTCCGACGGCGGGACGCGACCGTACCGCGCGCACTTCCGCGACCCCTCGTTCGTCAACCTGCAGGCCACCTCGGTGATGAGCGAGGGCGGCATGCTCTCGGACGTCATCGTGGCGATCGCCAGCATCGACCCGGTCATGGGGGGTGTCGACCGTTGA